The proteins below come from a single Spirochaetota bacterium genomic window:
- a CDS encoding arginine decarboxylase, pyruvoyl-dependent, whose product MVPSKLFLTKGVGVHKNKLSSFELALRNAGIEKCNLVYVSSILPPKCRIIPQKEGVKLLHPGQITFCVMARNETNEPNRLVSAAIGIAMPRDQENYGYLSEHHSFGEISKVSGDFAEDLAATMLASTLGIPFDSDQAWDERKQVYRASGHIFKTRNISQSAEGNKNGLWTTVIAAAVLLVDEKNIVKYKNE is encoded by the coding sequence ATGGTCCCCAGTAAGTTGTTTCTCACAAAAGGCGTTGGCGTTCACAAAAATAAACTTTCATCATTTGAGCTTGCATTGAGAAATGCCGGCATAGAAAAGTGCAACCTCGTTTACGTATCCAGCATTTTACCGCCCAAATGTAGAATTATACCCCAGAAAGAGGGGGTCAAACTGCTCCACCCCGGACAGATAACATTCTGTGTCATGGCTCGAAATGAGACCAATGAGCCCAACAGGCTGGTATCAGCGGCCATAGGCATTGCGATGCCACGGGACCAGGAAAACTACGGCTATCTGTCGGAACATCATTCCTTTGGCGAGATATCCAAGGTTTCCGGGGATTTCGCAGAAGATCTGGCGGCAACCATGCTGGCATCAACCCTGGGTATTCCCTTTGATTCAGACCAGGCCTGGGACGAGCGAAAACAGGTCTACCGCGCCAGCGGACACATTTTCAAGACGCGCAACATATCACAGTCCGCGGAAGGAAATAAAAACGGCCTGTGGACTACGGTAATAGCCGCCGCGGTGCTGCTCGTTGATGAGAAGAATATCGTAAAATACAAAAACGAATAA
- a CDS encoding sensor domain-containing diguanylate cyclase — MYGEMHLSRRELRSCMDLGKALTSELDQNRLFGTILKKLSDLIPADIWSLMLVEREKNELVFKLSIDLDMKEVKDIRIAMGQGIAGQVALTKTPMVVDDVRTCKYFNDQIDRISGKVTKSVMCVPLVFGNQAVGVIEAINPYKTSKKALSLLMFVADYAAIAVENTRHYQHIQTLANKDNLTGLYNTRYLYSRLSELFETSKNTNKPFGLIFMDLDNFKKIVDAHGHLNGSQAIQEVAHTIIEALSEPAFGVSYGGDEFVIVLPGFDRKATIDKAEEIRSLMVKTVYLSNRGINARLSASFGVAAYPEDATNLTRLLSVADKAMFNIKDKGKNAVGALF, encoded by the coding sequence ATGTACGGTGAAATGCACCTATCGCGCCGTGAATTGCGTTCCTGCATGGACCTGGGCAAGGCTTTGACCTCGGAACTGGACCAGAACAGGCTATTCGGCACCATACTGAAAAAGCTCTCTGACCTGATCCCGGCCGACATTTGGTCCCTAATGCTCGTGGAGCGCGAAAAGAACGAGCTGGTCTTCAAATTGAGCATCGATCTCGACATGAAAGAGGTCAAGGATATCAGGATAGCCATGGGACAGGGCATCGCCGGGCAGGTGGCCCTGACAAAGACGCCCATGGTCGTGGATGATGTGCGCACATGCAAGTATTTTAACGACCAGATAGATCGCATATCGGGCAAGGTCACAAAGTCGGTAATGTGCGTGCCCCTGGTGTTCGGGAACCAGGCAGTGGGTGTCATTGAGGCCATAAATCCGTATAAGACCAGCAAGAAAGCCCTGTCTCTCCTGATGTTCGTGGCCGATTATGCTGCCATAGCTGTTGAAAATACCCGTCATTATCAGCATATTCAGACCCTCGCGAACAAGGATAATCTTACCGGTCTGTACAACACCCGCTATTTATACAGCCGGTTGTCTGAATTATTTGAAACAAGCAAGAATACGAACAAACCCTTCGGGCTCATCTTCATGGACCTGGACAACTTCAAGAAAATCGTGGACGCCCATGGCCACCTCAACGGGAGTCAGGCGATCCAGGAAGTGGCCCATACCATCATCGAGGCTTTGTCAGAACCAGCCTTCGGCGTCAGTTACGGGGGCGATGAATTTGTCATTGTCCTTCCAGGTTTTGACAGGAAAGCGACCATAGACAAGGCGGAGGAAATCCGCTCCCTTATGGTAAAGACCGTGTATCTGTCGAACAGGGGAATTAACGCAAGGTTGAGCGCCAGCTTCGGCGTCGCTGCCTATCCGGAAGACGCGACAAATTTAACCCGACTTCTTTCGGTGGCCGACAAGGCTATGTTCAATATCAAGGACAAGGGGAAGAACGCGGTGGGCGCTTTATTTTAA